The genomic interval TCCAGCAGACAAAGGAATCCGCCCGGTTTGAGACAAGATTTCAGGTTTCTAACAATATCGTGACTTCCTGCACGATAATATTCCAGCACAAAGCGAACCCAGATGATATCGAACTGACCGAGATCATCCAGGGAATTCCTCACGTCATGCACATAAAAGTCAAGCCCGGATCTTCCCCCATAATGCTTTCTGGCATAATTTATTCTTTCTTCTGAAAAATCCACACCAACTATGCTTCCGCCGGGCTGTATCATTTCATACAGGACAGATGTCGTTTTTCCCGGTCCGCAACCTGCGTCGAGCACCCTCAACCCCGGTCTTATACCACACCAGACGGCCTGTTCCTTAACTGCTTCCGGATTTGTCTTAACCTCCAGCCGAATGCTCTCTTCTTCGTTTTCCATCAGATACGCCGTGTCGCTTTTCAAGATTCATCCTCCGATCAAAAAATAGCCTGTCCCACTATCACCTTATTAAAAGCACAGGATGGGAATTTAACAAAAAACCACTCTTATATCAATAAAAGAAATGTGCTTTGGGGCCCAAAAATAGACATTGAAAATAAAGACTGTCCTCCCCATCCCGTAGGACAGCCGTCTCGGCTGTCTAAGCGATTCACCATTATGGACAGGCGGGACGCCTGTCCTACTGTGTCGGAAGGGTCAATGTCTATTTTAGGGTGGGGGTCTGAGCTTGCAATGCAACATTTAACAACATATAATAATCCACCCTTTCTAAAGGGGGCAAAGCCGCAACCCCAAAAGTGCCTAAAGTTTGAAGTGCCTAAAGTGAGCTAAAGTTAATGTACACGCCTTCGGCGCGGTCAAATTCGAAACAGGCTGCGCTGAAAGCGCATTTTTTAACTTTAGGCACTT from Syntrophales bacterium carries:
- a CDS encoding methyltransferase domain-containing protein; translation: MKSDTAYLMENEEESIRLEVKTNPEAVKEQAVWCGIRPGLRVLDAGCGPGKTTSVLYEMIQPGGSIVGVDFSEERINYARKHYGGRSGLDFYVHDVRNSLDDLGQFDIIWVRFVLEYYRAGSHDIVRNLKSCLKPGGFLCLLDLDHNCLNHYELPSGMKELLPKLMARLDEEYNFDTYAGRKLYSYLYDNGFEDIKVHLMPHHLIYGGIRDGDAFNWMKKVEVAAVKLGDLFNDYPGGYETFHADFKRFFYDTRRFTYTPLILCKGMRPVSG